Part of the Clostridiales bacterium genome, CGCCCGAGAATCGAATATTTTCCAATAATCCTCAAAAATCAGCCGTCTGAGAAATATCGAAACCTCAGAACTCATAAAAAGAGACTGCGCCGTAAACCTTAATTACGACACAGCCTCATAAAAAATATAGAATCAAGAGTTATCTATTTCTTCCTTTGTCTCTGATGTTTCTATTTCCTCATTCTTCTTGTCTTTATCCTCTGAAGAGGTCCCAGCTCCCATAAGCAAGAATAAGAATCCATCAACCACATAAATACATATCCACTTCCAAAGTGGAATGTCAATTTCAAGCTTTTTAGGCAGATCTATATTACATTGATTGAAGACAAATTCACGCAAAGATTCTGAGAATATGAATCCAAAATAGAAACATATCGAGGCGACTATCAGTAAACCACCAAAATAATTAAGCAGTTTATTCTTATCATCCCCAACAATGCATATACCTATAATTATAAGAATTATAGGCAAAATCATTGTGATTATAAACGTAAGATTAAACGCTATATCCTGAACATATCCACCTATCATCCATATCGTAAATAGGTACGATAGTATTAACAATATTATATAATGCATTATACTCTAAAGACTAATCTCTTCCGAAAGCATTAATATGCACTTTCGACTGTCCATGTTACTAAGTCTTGACGCACATAACCTACCCGGTTATTGATGCTAACTTTATACCACCCATTCTGTTTGCCGAGACAACGGTATGATTCAGGGAAATCTCCTTCCTCATAGATCATTCTCCCCACGATTTCTCCGCTTGTGGAGGGGATGCTACGCACGTTAACCACTCCCCAATTCTTGCATTCCAAGTAGCCTTGTCCTACTTCAGCGGAATAGGTTACAATTTTATGGCCGGCCTTGGGAACAGAGAATTCGTCTTGACCGAAAACGATATAGGAGTTGGCGGTACTTCTGCTGTAAGTGCCGACAACATTCCCTCGGGAATCTACAATCACTTTCGCCGACTGCGCAAATGCTCCTATGGAAAGGAGGAAGGAAGCCGAGAGGATAAGAAACTTTTTCATAGGATGTACATCTGTTTTAGTACGATTTATGGTTAATCCGATGTACGGCTTTAATCTCTTTAGCATGTTTATTTACGCGAGCCTTCAGACGATCGTATAATTCTTGATCATCTTTTATAAAGCCCAACTTCCATAATATCTCCTCTTCATATGCGTCTATATCAGCTTCAGTACCATTGTTCGCAAGTTTACCCATATCCCATAACTTTTGATCTATCCATTGCGACCAATTCAATATGGTTTCATCCTCAACGAAAGGTTCATTTTGGGTATAATCATAATCCCAATTTCTAATAGAAATCTGTTGATCGTATTTGGCTCTGGATTCCAACATACCGTACTTCATATCTTCCGTACGAGTCCACATTCTTCCACAATTTCCACACCTGAAGCGATAGAGCTTTCTATCTACACATTCGTCAGCTATCTCCTCTGCAATTTCATCTATTACATCACCAGCGAAGTTATTAATTGCCTTTTCCACTAAATCAGCTCCCAGTTTGTTACCTCCTGTCACAATATGCGATACGGCCTTTACTCCTGCTTTCTTTCCAAGGTAAGTAAATACTTTACGAGTAGTGGAGGGTTCGAAAACTCCCTCTACCTCATTTCCACAATCTGGACATATATCTATAAACATATCTTGTTATGTTATTAAAATGTTAAAATTACATAATCATGATTTCACCAATTTGTTTTGCAACAGCGGAAAGATTCACATGATCTTTTCTCCCGAAATTTGGAACTAATTCTCTTAGCTTATTCTTAGAATACTGTCTTCCAGTTGATCGGTTGATAATTTCCAAAACCTTATCCCAGTCAAAGAGAACACGGTTACCTCTCTCATTTTTTATAGCCAATCTGAATATGGATTTAAAAGCGTCAACACTCAGATTGGGAGCCTGCGATGCACCTTTTGTTCCATAATTTACAGATTGAAGAGTGCTTTCTGCCATCTTCTTTGCATTATTAATAGCTGCCCTATTAATATCATTCACTTGGTTAGAACTATCATTGGCAAGGACTAATTTAACCTTACACATATTATAAATTACTCCAACCAAAAGCACAGTATTTTCCACAATCTTTTTTTCATCATCTGAAAAAAGATTCCAGTTTAATGAGTCTGCATGAGCAACTTCAATCACATATGCCATTTTATTCACATATTGATCATAGCAACGTATAACCTTACGTAGTGTGGATAAGTAAGAAGAGGCAATCGATTTCAAGCTATCAAGATAGCGACAAATTTCATTAATTTTTCTTTCATTTTCAAGCATCTGTCTGTGAGCATCATCCGCTTTTTTACTTACTGAACTACCTTTCAGACTGAAAATTACGCCACCAACAAGCAATCCTACTCCTAAAGATGAAGCACCAAGTATTGTTGCACCGAGAGCCATTCCTCCCCCACCTGCAGCCAACGATCCACCGCCCAAAGCTGCTAAAGTCGCATTTGTTGCAGCAGCCCCACTTAAACTACTTATCAATGTTCCAGTGGAAGCACTTCCCAATGCCATAACAGCCGATGTTGTAGCACCAGATGCCGCGAATCCTGCTGCAGAACCGAAAGTAGCACTTTTAAGTGCACCAGCAAGCACACTTGCACCTACTGCCGCATCTGTAAGAGCCTTGGGGGTGAATGGTTCTATCTCTACCTGAGCAGACATTGTTTCTTCAATTCTCGGCTTATTATGAATCTTTGCGAAAAGATTCTGGAATCTTTGAATACTTTTTAAAGCATTACATTCTACAATTCCCAAATCATCCATAGTTTTTACACACTGATGTTCTGTATAAGCATGGCGATTGATATTTTCTTTATTACGTTTTTGGGCTTGATTATGAGTGTTTTTAGCATCATACAGATCTTTGCCACCCTTAATCCCTAATCCAATCCCTGCTCCTCCTGCGACAGCAGCCGCTATTCCTAATATTAATGGTAATGGCATATTATTTAAGCGCTTTTAATTTAATACACATTAATTTATTTATCTCGTAATATTCTTCTTTTGAATATAAATCTTTGAAATACAAATCATAAGATTCATCTACCCGACACTTTAAGGGACGACTGGCATATATACTGCAAAGATTTCCAATAAGATATCTACAAACACCATCTCCTCTATCAAGATCTGAATAAATAGGGTTAAGATTTAAATGCCTACAACATGCACCGCACCTATCACATGTAAACATTATGAAAAAGTTAATACGGCAGATCGATCATTCATAAAATCATCTATACAATCATATGTACCGTAAGGTGATTTAAATTGCAATTTATTAAAATAGATATCTCTTAAGATCTCATTCATTCTTTTTGGATTGGATACATATTCCAACTGATCAAGAGCCTGATTATATAGATTCGTCTCCTTTTGAAACTTATCTATATCTATTCTTGCTAACTTTGCAGCATACTCATCCAACAATGCACCCTGTTGTTTAAAATAGACCACACAGTTATTTACTGATGGAATTTTATTTACTATACCCACTATATCATTAATGGCAGAGCTATGATCAAGCGCATATAGTAGTGTACAACTCATCACACCTGTTATTAATGAGGATATAAATGTGGATACTACATCACCTATAATTGGAATTGACCCCACACCGGTTGCTTTAACAACCTCTCCAATCATTGCTCCTGCTACGACAGATGCTCCTGCAGCTATTATTTTTGCTGCTGCCCTGAATTTTTCACCGACAGGCAAACAATCGGGATTAATAAAAAGAATTTTTACAGCTTCAACTAAAGAAGCCCAAGAATGCCGAATTATAGTTACAGTCTTTTTTGCTGTAGTAAAGAATATATTGCTGATTGTAGTTGTCAGAGAAGCTAAGACTCCAGCTACAGACCCACTTATAAATTCCCTCCAAATCTCTTTATAGCGAGTTTTTGAGTTCTCGAGACCCCTCTTAAACGCATTAGCCAAGTTTGTAACCAAATTCTGAGTAGTGTCTTTTGTATGTTTGAATTCATTCCTTACTTCAAACCATATCTCACTCAATATAAGCCCAATGGCTTGTTTTATACCCATCTTAAAACCAACCTTTGCGGTAGCCCTGGCAGTAGCTGTAACGAAAGAGGAACTGGTATAATAAGCGCTATTTATACGTTGATCGTAAGCATTTTTGGAACGAAGATACTGAACACGCATATTATTAGCAGTCTGTTCATCTATATTAGGATGAGCAGCAATATATGCCTCCATATTCACCATCTCCATCGGCGCGTCACAGCCATGCTCTTTTTTATACCTATCATTAACACCTCTTGCCCAAGCACCCATTGAAGCATTCAAACTTTTATTAGTCCAGGCTAAATTACTTTCTTGATTTGCTAAGTCAACACCACTAATTCCAGATAAAACACGACCTCTATCATCATTAATCGCCTTACATTCTACCACATGGTCAAGCTCCACTCTCAATTCCTTGGGCACTGACGAAGCTTTAGTATACTCTAATTCTTGATTTGTGTATGCGTCTCGGATTTTTGTGCCATACTCATTATAGTTCCTGCGAGCATCAGATTTTTTCTGAGAAAAACGACGATCTCCATGATAGACACTAGTATCGTATGCTTCACGACTATTATAAGCTTTCTCATTAGCAGAGTTCTTATATTTCATCTTATCATCCATACCGATTTTTCGCACATTATGAATAGTATCAACATCTCCTCCATGTTGATCCTTGACAATGAAATCCAATCCAAACGAAGTAATTAGACTTTTCATTACGACACGTTCATATTCCCCTAAGAGAGTATTATAAACGCTTTCTGTGGCACTGGAGGGTCCAAAATTATCTATTTCTTGGATAAAAGTCGTCATCATCTTTAATTTAAATTTTTAATTTAACTCAGCATCTGTCACAGTCGGGAACCATTCCCTCAATTTATCTTTAGCTTTTTGGAGAGTGGATTCTGTCATTTTCCC contains:
- a CDS encoding SH3 domain-containing protein, coding for MKKFLILSASFLLSIGAFAQSAKVIVDSRGNVVGTYSRSTANSYIVFGQDEFSVPKAGHKIVTYSAEVGQGYLECKNWGVVNVRSIPSTSGEIVGRMIYEEGDFPESYRCLGKQNGWYKVSINNRVGYVRQDLVTWTVESAY